Proteins encoded within one genomic window of Humulus lupulus chromosome 1, drHumLupu1.1, whole genome shotgun sequence:
- the LOC133832125 gene encoding protein ALP1-like, translating to MDRRTFAILCHHLRTIGGLKGTKNMDVEEMVAMFLHIVSHDIKNRIMRRQFARSGEIVSRQFNAVLNAVLRLHELLLKKPEPILGSSTNERWKWFKNCFGALDGTNIKVNVSALDRPRYWTRKSEIATNVLGVVSQDMQFIYVLPGWEGSAADSRVLRDAISRTNGLKVPQGHYYLCDAGYPNGEGFLAPYRGQ from the exons ATGGATAGGAGAACATTTGCCATTTTGTGTCACCACCTTAGAACTATTGGGGGTTTGAAAGGAACCAAAAATATGGATGTTGAAGAAATGGTTGCTATGTTTTTACATATTGTATCTCATGACATTAAGAATAGAATTATGAGACGACAATTTGCACGTTCGGGTGAAATAGTTAGTAGACAATTTAATGCGGTTTTAAATGCTGTGTTGCGCCTTCATGAGTTATTGTTAAAAAAACCTGAACCAATTCTTGGTAGTTCAACTAATGAGAGATGGAAGTGGTTTAAGAATTGTTTTGGAGCACTAGATGGTACAAACATTAAAGTCAATGTGTCCGCCTTAGATAGGCCTAGGTACTGGACTAGAAAGAGCGAAATTGCTACTAATGTATTAGGTGTAGTCTCACAAGATATGCAATTTATTTATGTCTTACCTGGATGGGAAGGATCAGCTGCCGACTCTAGAGTGTTACGAGATGCCATATCTAGGACAAATGGGTTGAAAGTTCCACAAG GACATTACTACTTATGTGATGCTGGATATCCCAATGGTGAAGGCTTCTTAGCACCATATAGAGGACAATGA
- the LOC133832134 gene encoding uncharacterized protein At2g29880-like, whose amino-acid sequence MLGPSTSGFGWNEELKCVVAEKSVFDEWIKSHPNAKGLRNRPFPHYEDLVTVFGKDCANGQGAMGFFETVDEIDKEIDNVANYEFDHLSPIDDLIGNATNSHTNTARTSAHSSKKSRKRSRNEDPLVELLTDTVKKFGDIQAVVGDSIRRIADCFQFETKGATRRMKVFDELKQIDGLPNEQRVKARKLLVQNQAYIDFLFTLDDEFKLGFILGLFE is encoded by the exons ATGTTGGGACCTTCAACAAGTGGTTTTGGTTGGAATGAGGAACTAAAGTGTGTTGTTGCTGAAAAAAGTGTGTTTGATGAATGGATTAAA AGCCATCCGAATGCAAAAGGCTTAAGGAATAGACCATTTCCTCATTATGAAGACTTAGTTACTGTATTTGGGAAGGATTGTGCAAATGGGCAAGGAGCTATGGGATTTTTTGAAACGGTTGATGAAATTGATAAAGAGATAGACAATGTTGCAAATTATGAGTTTGATCATTTATCTCCAATAGATGATCTTATTGGTAATGCAACCAATAGTCATACAAACACGGCGAGAACTTCAGCACATTCAAGTAAGAAAAGTAGAAAGAGATCTAGGAATGAAGATCCATTGGTTGAGTTATTGACTGACACAGTGAAAAAATTTGGTGACATACAAGCTGTTGTTGGTGATAGTATTCGAAGAATTGCTGATTGTTTCCAGTTTGAGACAAAAGGTGCTACCAGAAGGATGAAAGTATTTGATGAACTGAAGCAAATTGATGGGTTGCCAAATGAACAACGAGTCAAAGCTAGAAAACTTCTTGTTCAAAACCAAGCTTACATAGATTTTTTATTCACATTGGATGATGAATTCAAGTTGGGATTCATACTTGGGCTATTTGAATGA
- the LOC133805301 gene encoding small nuclear ribonucleoprotein SmD1a, with product MKLVRFLMKLNNETVSIELKNGTVVHGTITGVDISMNTHLKTVKLTLKGKNPVTLDHLSVRGNNIRYYILPDSLNLETLLVEETPRVKPKKPTAGRAVGRGRGRGRGRGRGRGR from the exons ATGAAGCTCGTCAG GTTCTTGATGAAGTTGAACAATGAGACTGTGTCTATCGAACTCAAAAATGGCACCGTTGTTCATGGCACCATCACAG GTGTGGATATTAGTATGAATACACATTTGAAGACTGTGAAACTTACTTTGAAGGGAAAGAACCCAGTTACCCTTGATCATCTTAGCGTGAGGGGCAACAATATTAGATATTATATCCTTCCTGACAGCTTGAATCTTGAGACTCTTCTGGTAGAAGAGACACCAAGGGTCAAGCCCAAGAAGCCAACTGCTG GGAGGGCTGTGGGACGGGGACGTGGTCGTGGCCGTGGAAGGGGTCGTGGACGTGGCCGTTAG